One Microbacterium trichothecenolyticum DNA window includes the following coding sequences:
- a CDS encoding YcaO-like family protein, with protein sequence MTRDSISSLPPLPVETLVDAETGVIRSIRAVAHPAGAPHRYLALTASVSDARALGEWPADRVSLGTSFGDPAQARIAAIGEGVERYCGNWLPETLPHDDLRVATADELRADGHPVIALDDLPRFADWQLAREGFAYRELDAATPALWARCRDAEGRPIWLPDALVHLNWRQSRFRHLPRTHHLNYAGIATGTSVDDARDRGMLEVVERDALEVWWHLDGPTFGIDPASVPGLVDDLRGSSLRVWLVAMPSEFAPAIAALVHDADRGLYAAGFSVALDPAKAARKAVLEAVHTWIYTQGCTDADGWVFRAVQAGVMAKGLMLDFRPDADYLTAAGPQFERVIDLGAHVQVWLDPAVHGEARRFTDPALGVRPLSAVPAVTMAEVHDRLRRRGHRVLTRDLTTADVRRTPLRVVRTFVTGLVPNAPAAFSYLGMPRLRDAAHERGWRAAWSGGPEDFTLLPAPHM encoded by the coding sequence ATGACCCGCGACAGCATCTCGTCCCTCCCGCCTCTTCCCGTCGAGACCCTGGTGGACGCCGAGACCGGTGTCATCCGGTCGATCCGCGCGGTTGCGCACCCGGCGGGGGCTCCGCACCGCTACCTCGCGCTCACGGCATCCGTCTCCGACGCCCGAGCCCTGGGCGAGTGGCCGGCCGATCGGGTCTCGCTCGGCACGTCGTTCGGCGACCCCGCCCAGGCCCGGATCGCGGCGATCGGCGAGGGCGTCGAGCGGTACTGCGGCAATTGGCTCCCCGAGACCTTGCCGCACGACGACCTGCGCGTCGCCACCGCCGACGAGCTGCGGGCGGACGGGCACCCGGTGATCGCGCTCGACGACCTGCCCCGGTTCGCCGATTGGCAGCTCGCCCGGGAGGGCTTCGCCTACCGGGAACTGGATGCCGCGACCCCCGCGCTCTGGGCACGGTGCCGGGATGCCGAGGGCAGGCCGATCTGGCTGCCCGACGCCCTCGTGCACCTCAACTGGAGGCAGTCGCGCTTCCGGCACCTTCCCCGCACGCACCACCTCAACTACGCCGGTATCGCCACCGGAACGAGTGTCGACGACGCGCGCGACCGCGGGATGCTCGAGGTCGTCGAACGCGACGCGCTCGAGGTGTGGTGGCATCTCGACGGGCCGACGTTCGGCATCGATCCCGCGAGTGTTCCCGGCCTGGTGGACGACCTGCGGGGCAGCAGCTTGAGGGTCTGGCTGGTGGCGATGCCGTCGGAGTTCGCTCCCGCGATCGCGGCCCTCGTACACGACGCGGATCGCGGGCTGTACGCCGCGGGCTTCTCCGTCGCGCTCGACCCCGCGAAGGCGGCACGCAAGGCCGTGCTCGAAGCGGTCCACACGTGGATCTACACCCAGGGCTGCACGGATGCCGACGGGTGGGTCTTCCGCGCCGTGCAGGCCGGGGTCATGGCGAAGGGGCTGATGCTGGACTTCCGCCCCGACGCCGACTACCTCACCGCGGCCGGCCCGCAGTTCGAGCGGGTGATCGATCTCGGAGCCCATGTCCAGGTCTGGCTCGATCCCGCCGTTCACGGCGAGGCGCGGCGGTTCACCGATCCCGCGCTCGGGGTGCGACCGCTCAGCGCCGTGCCCGCGGTCACGATGGCCGAGGTTCACGACCGACTGCGTCGGCGGGGCCATCGCGTGCTCACGCGCGACCTCACCACCGCGGATGTGCGCCGCACCCCGCTGCGGGTCGTGCGCACATTCGTCACGGGGCTCGTGCCCAATGCTCCGGCGGCCTTCTCGTACCTCGGGATGCCGCGACTGCGCGACGCGGCGCACGAGCGAGGGTGGCGCGCGGCCTGGAGCGGCGGACCCGAGGATTTCACGCTCCTGCCCGCGCCCCACATGTGA
- a CDS encoding CocE/NonD family hydrolase, translating to MIPPRDARPHVWRTDDGVALHGWIWEPETPRGIVVVRTPYGVWRHGDTARSWVRRGYRCLVQDVRGRHDSGGEWNPYLHERRDGASVVAALRAQDPHLPVVLSGGSYDAHAALECARDVDVDALVLMVPALGLAETAWDAEGRPQLFDRIGWWHQHGRGPRSFPALTEGELHARVASAERRGVERAARDWEWAPAVLAGWRRLWTTPPVDLDRAYGAIDAPLLLIRGDDDFFYADAGRLAAAWGADVHVVDGPWGHRLGADIHDEDVRARLRDSGGIGGVLDAWLARTGLPSGVAGTRHVVPVGRRSRSAFEPRSGRWHHERTA from the coding sequence GTGATCCCGCCGCGGGACGCCCGCCCGCACGTCTGGCGCACCGACGACGGCGTCGCTCTGCACGGCTGGATCTGGGAGCCCGAGACCCCGCGGGGCATCGTCGTGGTGCGCACGCCCTACGGCGTCTGGCGTCACGGGGACACCGCCCGCTCCTGGGTGCGGCGCGGGTACCGCTGCCTCGTGCAGGACGTGCGCGGCCGCCACGACTCCGGGGGCGAGTGGAACCCCTACCTCCACGAGCGTCGTGACGGCGCATCCGTCGTCGCCGCGCTCCGCGCCCAGGATCCGCACCTCCCCGTCGTGCTCTCGGGAGGGTCGTACGACGCCCACGCGGCGCTGGAATGCGCCCGCGACGTCGACGTCGACGCGCTCGTGCTCATGGTGCCCGCCCTCGGACTCGCCGAGACCGCCTGGGACGCGGAGGGTCGCCCCCAGCTCTTCGACCGCATCGGGTGGTGGCATCAGCACGGACGCGGTCCCCGCTCGTTCCCCGCGTTGACGGAGGGCGAGCTGCACGCGCGGGTTGCGAGCGCTGAGCGGCGGGGCGTGGAACGGGCGGCTCGGGACTGGGAATGGGCGCCGGCCGTGCTCGCGGGGTGGCGGAGACTGTGGACGACTCCGCCCGTCGACCTGGACCGCGCGTACGGGGCGATCGACGCCCCGCTTCTGCTCATCCGCGGCGACGACGACTTCTTCTACGCCGATGCCGGGCGACTGGCCGCCGCGTGGGGAGCCGACGTGCACGTCGTCGACGGGCCGTGGGGCCATCGCCTCGGAGCCGACATCCACGATGAGGATGTGCGTGCTCGCCTCCGGGACTCGGGCGGGATCGGCGGTGTGCTCGATGCGTGGCTCGCACGTACCGGCCTGCCCTCGGGAGTCGCCGGCACTCGCCATGTCGTGCCGGTGGGCCGACGATCGCGGTCCGCCTTCGAGCCGCGCTCCGGTCGCTGGCATCACGAAAGGACAGCATGA
- a CDS encoding histone-like nucleoid-structuring protein Lsr2 has protein sequence MSTNVGAMGYVRLCRFTSMATRHVAQLIDDLDGTPLEEGEGKQITFSIEGRVYEIDLSDKNADTFFQALAPFVNAARPTGSAATPRAGSRATRAKSDVNLAAVRKWARENGHTVSDRGRVPATIVEAYKAAAAEPVLIPPLTLVSPREYDASALLPEASLVERPCLLGEARSCRGGSITSP, from the coding sequence GTGAGCACGAATGTCGGGGCAATGGGATATGTCCGACTGTGCAGATTTACGAGTATGGCTACTCGACACGTTGCTCAGCTCATCGACGACCTCGACGGAACCCCGCTCGAGGAAGGTGAAGGAAAGCAGATTACCTTCTCCATCGAGGGCCGCGTCTACGAGATCGACCTTTCCGACAAGAACGCCGACACGTTCTTCCAGGCACTTGCCCCGTTTGTGAACGCCGCCCGCCCCACAGGATCCGCCGCCACCCCGCGCGCCGGTAGCCGCGCCACGAGGGCGAAGAGCGACGTGAATCTTGCGGCGGTCCGGAAGTGGGCGCGGGAGAACGGGCACACTGTCAGCGACCGCGGCCGGGTGCCCGCGACCATCGTCGAGGCGTACAAGGCCGCAGCCGCCGAGCCCGTCCTGATACCCCCCCTCACACTCGTGTCCCCACGCGAGTACGACGCCTCCGCACTCTTGCCGGAGGCGTCGTTGGTTGAGCGACCCTGTCTTCTGGGCGAGGCGCGCAGTTGCCGCGGCGGATCGATCACCTCACCTTGA
- a CDS encoding ABC transporter ATP-binding protein translates to MSGGTASVLARLIPPLRPEWRRIVGSYVLATTSLLALAAIGVLAALSVGGAVVHGQWPSAAWWVALVALVLLRTLLTWREMDVSHALAYRVLARLRVALFDAYARSVPARRREHSGRAASVAMTDIEKLEFFYAHTLAQLGASVTLFVAALGVAAVLMPAAAVVMVLGAALVALTAWVGAGATRRVGEEEQGERERLSERLVDALGALREVLAYGLQDRVVADAVAATRRSVRTARRREFLAGVIDGSRELILTGVLIGVVASALFVGGVGDPRSAALAPAVLALAVAGVAAIADAAHTLSELHPLVASAARVDEGLRRSPVVAPVVDARPVPAGPLGIRFHDVEFSYDDRTRVLRRWSAEVHPGEHVGIAGPSGAGKSTVIALAARLWDPDGGEIALVDSNGRGMPLREVAEEDLRAAVAVVEQDARLFHGTVRDNLLRGTAGRTDADLVGILDRVGARDWISLDDELGEHGVRLSGGQRARLALARALCREPRILIVDEITASLDPTTEKAISQVLAEVDATVVVASHRRETLARLGRVLRVEPPAGAASPSE, encoded by the coding sequence GTGAGCGGCGGGACGGCCTCGGTCCTGGCCCGCCTGATCCCGCCGCTGCGGCCCGAGTGGCGGCGCATCGTCGGCAGCTACGTCCTCGCGACCACGAGCCTGCTCGCCCTCGCGGCGATCGGCGTGCTCGCCGCCCTGAGCGTCGGCGGCGCCGTCGTGCACGGTCAGTGGCCGTCCGCGGCCTGGTGGGTCGCCCTGGTCGCGCTCGTGCTGCTTCGGACCCTTCTCACCTGGCGGGAGATGGACGTCTCGCACGCCCTCGCGTACCGGGTGCTCGCCCGCTTGCGAGTCGCCCTGTTCGACGCCTACGCCCGCAGTGTCCCGGCCCGCCGCCGCGAGCACTCCGGGAGGGCCGCATCGGTGGCGATGACCGACATCGAGAAGCTCGAGTTCTTCTACGCGCACACCCTCGCCCAGCTCGGCGCCTCGGTGACGCTCTTCGTGGCGGCGCTCGGGGTCGCGGCGGTTCTGATGCCGGCCGCGGCCGTCGTCATGGTGCTCGGTGCCGCCCTCGTCGCCCTGACGGCATGGGTGGGCGCCGGGGCGACGCGGCGCGTCGGCGAAGAGGAGCAGGGGGAGCGCGAGCGCCTGTCGGAGCGGCTGGTCGACGCCCTGGGGGCGTTGCGCGAGGTGCTCGCGTACGGGCTGCAGGACCGTGTCGTCGCCGACGCCGTCGCGGCCACGCGGCGCTCGGTCCGAACCGCTCGTCGCCGCGAGTTCCTCGCGGGCGTCATCGACGGGTCGCGCGAACTGATCCTCACCGGTGTCCTCATCGGTGTCGTCGCCTCGGCCCTGTTCGTCGGAGGCGTCGGTGACCCCCGGTCGGCGGCGCTGGCTCCGGCGGTCCTCGCCCTCGCCGTCGCCGGGGTCGCGGCGATCGCCGATGCGGCGCACACTCTCTCGGAGCTGCACCCTCTGGTGGCCAGCGCAGCCCGCGTCGACGAAGGACTGCGTCGGTCGCCCGTCGTCGCTCCGGTCGTCGACGCTCGTCCCGTGCCGGCCGGACCGCTCGGCATCCGCTTCCACGATGTCGAGTTCTCCTACGACGATCGCACGCGGGTGCTGCGGCGCTGGTCGGCCGAGGTGCACCCGGGCGAGCACGTCGGGATCGCAGGGCCGTCCGGTGCGGGCAAGAGCACCGTGATCGCCCTGGCCGCGCGGCTCTGGGACCCCGACGGCGGCGAGATCGCGCTCGTCGACAGCAACGGACGGGGGATGCCACTGCGTGAGGTGGCGGAGGAGGATCTCCGTGCCGCCGTGGCCGTCGTCGAGCAGGACGCGCGTCTGTTCCACGGCACGGTGCGTGACAACCTCCTGCGGGGCACGGCCGGTCGAACGGACGCGGACCTCGTCGGCATCCTGGACCGCGTCGGCGCCCGCGACTGGATCAGCCTCGACGACGAGCTCGGCGAGCACGGCGTCCGTCTCTCGGGAGGCCAGCGCGCCCGGCTCGCCCTCGCCCGCGCGCTCTGTCGCGAGCCGCGGATCCTGATCGTCGATGAGATCACCGCGAGCCTGGACCCGACGACCGAGAAGGCGATCTCGCAGGTGCTCGCCGAGGTCGACGCGACCGTCGTCGTCGCCTCGCACCGTCGGGAGACACTCGCCCGGCTCGGCCGCGTGCTGCGGGTGGAGCCACCGGCCGGTGCAGCCTCACCCTCCGAGTGA
- a CDS encoding iron chelate uptake ABC transporter family permease subunit, producing MSSRTRPIDDRSEQTASAGPQARGSGARSACRVFASVRIARTADQWLHGSLAATSFADVALLLVSIGILGLVLAVIYRDFRALELDDETARSLGVRTARVRLALVIVAALLTGTATAVSGPIGFTALAAPQLARRAMGTSGVPVIGSAVTGATVLVVADVIAQRALAPLQLPWACSPPRSAAPTCSGSSHERAPMNTCAPSGPVGWMPRASSSVGRASDF from the coding sequence GTGAGCTCACGCACCCGACCGATCGATGATCGATCGGAGCAGACGGCGAGCGCCGGACCCCAGGCGAGGGGGTCCGGCGCTCGCTCTGCATGTCGTGTCTTCGCGTCAGTTCGAATCGCCCGCACCGCCGACCAATGGCTGCACGGCAGCCTCGCGGCCACCTCGTTCGCCGACGTCGCCCTGCTGCTCGTCTCGATCGGCATCCTGGGTCTCGTCCTCGCCGTGATCTATCGCGACTTCCGCGCCCTCGAACTCGACGACGAAACCGCCCGCTCCCTCGGCGTGCGCACCGCACGCGTGCGCCTCGCGCTCGTCATCGTCGCGGCGCTGCTGACCGGAACCGCCACCGCCGTCTCGGGACCCATCGGCTTCACCGCCCTCGCCGCGCCGCAGCTGGCCCGCCGCGCGATGGGCACCAGCGGAGTGCCCGTCATCGGCTCGGCCGTGACCGGCGCCACCGTGCTCGTCGTCGCCGACGTGATCGCCCAGCGCGCCCTCGCACCCCTACAGCTCCCGTGGGCCTGCTCACCGCCGCGATCGGCGGCCCCCACCTGTTCTGGATCGTCGCACGAACGCGCCCCGATGAACACGTGCGCCCCGTCAGGGCCGGTAGGGTGGATGCCGAGGGCCTCTAGCTCAGTCGGTAGAGCATCGGACTTTTAA
- a CDS encoding IS3 family transposase (programmed frameshift) — MPKPYPKEFRDDVVRVAENREPGMTIERIAADFGVHPMTLMKWLARSRAEKIASETGSPSPSDCDAELRELRQRNRLLEQEVEVLRRATAYLSQAHLPKRLYPLVKELACDGIPVAVTCRVLTLARQPYYRWLKQPITESELVEAYRANALFDAHRDDPEFGHRLLADEARDVGEAMSDRTAWKIASENGWWSAFGKKKARGKGRKTGPPVHDDLVQREFTADAPNRLWLTDITEHRTSEGKLYLCAIKDVFSNKIVGYSIDARMKSRLVVNAIDNVAALRGNVAGCVVHSDRGSQFRSRRAIRDLARHRMVGSMGRVGAAGDNAAMESFFSLLQKNVLNRRSWTTREQLRIAIVTWIERTYHRRRRQDRLGRLTPVEFETMMTKTLALAA; from the exons GTGCCCAAGCCTTATCCGAAGGAGTTCCGTGACGACGTGGTGCGCGTTGCGGAGAACCGTGAGCCCGGCATGACGATCGAGCGGATCGCCGCCGATTTCGGTGTTCACCCGATGACCCTCATGAAGTGGCTCGCCCGATCGCGTGCCGAGAAGATCGCCTCCGAGACGGGCTCGCCGTCGCCCAGCGACTGCGACGCCGAGCTTCGCGAGTTGCGCCAGCGCAACCGGCTGCTCGAGCAGGAGGTCGAGGTGCTGCGCCGGGCGACGGCGTATCTGTCACAGGCGCATCTGCCG AAAAGGCTCTACCCGCTCGTGAAAGAGCTCGCCTGTGACGGGATCCCCGTCGCGGTGACGTGCCGGGTCCTTACGCTCGCCCGCCAGCCCTACTATCGCTGGCTCAAACAGCCCATCACCGAGTCGGAACTGGTGGAGGCCTATCGCGCGAACGCGCTGTTCGACGCGCATCGCGACGACCCCGAGTTCGGGCATCGCCTCCTCGCTGACGAGGCCCGGGATGTCGGGGAGGCGATGTCGGACCGGACTGCGTGGAAAATCGCGTCCGAGAACGGCTGGTGGTCCGCATTCGGCAAGAAGAAGGCACGCGGCAAGGGCCGCAAGACCGGCCCGCCCGTTCACGACGATCTCGTGCAGCGGGAGTTCACCGCCGACGCTCCGAACCGGCTCTGGCTGACCGACATCACCGAGCATCGAACCAGCGAGGGCAAGCTCTACCTCTGCGCGATCAAGGACGTCTTCAGCAACAAGATCGTCGGCTACTCGATCGACGCGCGGATGAAATCCCGCCTCGTGGTGAACGCGATCGACAACGTCGCCGCGCTGCGCGGAAACGTCGCCGGCTGCGTCGTACATTCCGACCGCGGATCGCAGTTTCGCTCCCGGAGAGCGATTCGCGACCTGGCCCGTCACCGCATGGTCGGATCGATGGGCAGAGTCGGTGCCGCGGGCGACAACGCCGCCATGGAGTCGTTCTTCTCGCTCCTGCAGAAGAACGTCCTCAACCGACGCTCCTGGACCACCCGCGAACAGCTGCGCATCGCGATCGTCACCTGGATCGAGCGAACCTACCACCGACGCCGCCGACAAGACCGCCTCGGCCGTTTGACCCCGGTCGAGTTCGAGACCATGATGACCAAAACCCTGGCCCTCGCGGCCTGA
- a CDS encoding ATP-binding cassette domain-containing protein produces MPSSGTGVARLLLGLAQRDAAVRLGGRVREELRARAVSAVLTPERLHDVSLRDGSTRLTLGDGIDGTEAYVSKYIPAVVQLGVGGIGVVVALATLSPGLAAGIGLALMLAVLGPMAWKKMLARRGFTHWDTYEALSGDLLEALRGMSTLRALGDVPATRARLQARSEALRQATERVMRSSLAETAITDFAIQAGAVLAAGVAIVAVLTGQAPATEVYVLLLLSSEAFRPVRELSRHWHAGFLGLTAVPGLRALGAFSDADSADRRHPASLPPAKGAGAELVITGLSYRYPGAESPVLDGVSLRAERGAVHAIIGPSGAGKSTLFDLVLGFLRADRGSVELDGRPLRADDVAVVSQRPVLFAATVRENIDLFGSPQGELERACADAGVLDEILALPGGFDAPVAEAGASLSGGQRQRLALARALLARRPVLLVDEPTSALDDANAELVAQTLERVAADRIVLMISHRPEALRRVAHVHVLEGGALVEAAS; encoded by the coding sequence GTGCCATCCTCGGGAACCGGCGTCGCGCGCCTGCTGCTGGGCCTCGCTCAGCGCGACGCCGCCGTGCGGCTCGGCGGCCGCGTGCGCGAAGAGCTGCGAGCGCGGGCCGTCTCGGCCGTGCTCACCCCGGAACGGCTCCACGACGTGTCGTTGCGCGACGGCTCCACCCGCCTCACGCTCGGCGACGGCATCGACGGCACCGAGGCCTACGTGTCGAAGTACATCCCGGCGGTCGTGCAGCTGGGCGTCGGCGGCATCGGCGTCGTCGTCGCCCTCGCGACGCTCTCTCCGGGGCTCGCCGCGGGGATCGGCCTCGCCCTGATGCTCGCGGTGCTCGGGCCGATGGCATGGAAGAAGATGCTCGCGCGCCGAGGATTCACGCACTGGGATACGTACGAGGCGCTCAGCGGCGACCTGCTCGAGGCGCTCCGTGGCATGTCGACGCTGCGCGCGCTGGGCGACGTCCCCGCGACGCGCGCGCGCCTCCAGGCACGCTCGGAGGCGTTGCGTCAGGCGACCGAACGGGTGATGCGCTCGTCGCTCGCCGAGACGGCGATCACGGATTTCGCGATCCAAGCCGGAGCCGTACTCGCCGCGGGAGTCGCGATCGTCGCCGTGCTCACCGGGCAGGCGCCGGCGACGGAGGTGTACGTGCTGTTGCTGCTGTCGTCCGAGGCGTTCCGTCCGGTACGCGAGCTCTCGCGTCATTGGCACGCGGGGTTCCTCGGCCTCACCGCGGTGCCCGGGCTGCGCGCACTGGGTGCCTTCTCCGACGCCGACTCCGCGGATCGCCGACACCCGGCATCCCTCCCTCCGGCGAAGGGAGCGGGGGCGGAGCTCGTGATCACCGGCCTGTCCTACCGCTATCCCGGGGCCGAGTCGCCCGTGCTGGACGGCGTGTCCCTGCGCGCCGAGCGTGGTGCGGTCCACGCCATCATCGGCCCGTCGGGAGCGGGCAAGTCGACCCTGTTCGATCTCGTGCTCGGCTTCCTCCGCGCCGACCGGGGGAGCGTCGAGCTCGACGGTCGACCTCTGCGCGCCGACGACGTCGCGGTGGTCTCTCAGCGTCCCGTCCTGTTCGCGGCGACCGTGCGCGAGAACATCGACCTGTTCGGATCGCCGCAGGGCGAGCTCGAGCGCGCCTGCGCGGATGCCGGGGTGCTCGACGAGATCCTCGCCCTGCCCGGAGGCTTCGACGCGCCCGTCGCCGAGGCCGGGGCGAGCCTCTCCGGGGGCCAACGGCAAAGGCTCGCCCTCGCCCGTGCCCTCCTGGCCCGCCGCCCCGTGCTGCTGGTCGACGAGCCGACGAGCGCCCTCGACGACGCCAACGCGGAGCTGGTCGCACAGACCCTGGAGCGGGTCGCCGCCGATCGCATCGTCCTGATGATCAGCCACCGTCCCGAGGCGCTCCGCCGCGTCGCTCACGTGCACGTGCTCGAGGGTGGCGCTCTCGTGGAGGCGGCGTCGTGA
- the amiA gene encoding streptamidine family RiPP, with product MDKQILSEIEETEQLAHLSATHSNALVENPFE from the coding sequence ATGGACAAGCAGATCCTGTCCGAGATCGAAGAGACCGAGCAGCTGGCGCACCTGTCGGCGACCCACTCGAACGCGCTCGTCGAGAACCCCTTCGAGTGA
- a CDS encoding glycoside hydrolase domain-containing protein, giving the protein MTDPWVENTQKWFNKTYGRSLGTALLDEDGVPGWATIFALTRALAKELNQITLSDNFTDNLYAAVSKYGPLTTSNPAPSASGSNIVRIAQGALYCKGYNADNGALSGLWNSTTQSAIRSLRTDMGLSSGTGELEAKVFKALLNMSATKLLAGGDSVIRSAQMAMNRRYLSRRDFYAVPTDGIFLRDTHQALLYSIQYEVGLGDGIANGYFGPTTKQRLSEQGNLKIGSTDSTKYFCRWFNLALRVNGYATSFVGSFTTTTSNFVKSFQSFAKLPVTGTANIQTWASLLVSTGDPDRVGTGADCVTTLTAAKLATLRNAGYTHFGRYLTNSPDQSLDKCIKSGELQRIYASGGRVFPLFQTGGGSLSHFTPRRGLECGEEAANAAWAYGLPNDTTIYFSVDFDALPYQVEDSVIPYFRALPERMSRTGRRYKVGVYGPRDVCRTIMEAGLASSAFVSDMSTGYAGNIGKPLPKNWAYDQVQTLTLGSGSSAIEFDKNIVSGFEPGINSISTTILTRPDPLIPQDKLKGMQEDWFTECIEHEDTLAQKVLMPENQTIIAVRVQTRDTFITKLATELNCPKALIMTPLIWEGMVIRVDDDAADLLVIAHYEAIERGATPPSWSNDDSSTGCCQVFARTAIRANNWLIEKKLITGTKYDAANWRDRWAVWKMLKGDEEQCIRFAAYTMIMEALTSPVAPASDQLRTMTPSQIMAMCTGYNNSWTDDGGLTDSSMIYGRNRLQLYLALQRWHQSFS; this is encoded by the coding sequence ATGACCGACCCCTGGGTTGAAAACACGCAGAAGTGGTTCAATAAGACATACGGGCGGAGCTTGGGTACCGCCCTTCTGGATGAAGATGGAGTGCCCGGTTGGGCCACAATATTCGCGCTGACTCGAGCCCTCGCAAAAGAACTCAACCAGATCACCTTGTCGGACAATTTTACCGATAACCTTTACGCGGCCGTTTCGAAATATGGCCCTCTCACGACATCTAACCCTGCGCCAAGCGCGAGCGGGTCAAATATAGTGAGGATTGCTCAAGGCGCTCTATACTGCAAGGGGTACAACGCTGATAATGGCGCACTGAGCGGTCTCTGGAACTCAACGACGCAGTCGGCTATCAGGTCACTTCGAACCGACATGGGCCTGAGTTCTGGTACTGGTGAGTTGGAAGCGAAAGTCTTCAAGGCGCTTTTGAACATGAGTGCAACCAAGTTGCTAGCGGGGGGTGACTCGGTTATCCGGTCAGCGCAGATGGCTATGAACAGACGCTATCTTTCGCGACGAGACTTCTATGCGGTACCGACCGATGGAATCTTCCTCCGCGATACACACCAAGCGCTCCTCTATTCGATTCAGTACGAGGTAGGTCTGGGGGATGGCATCGCGAATGGATACTTCGGGCCCACCACCAAGCAGAGGCTGTCGGAGCAGGGGAACCTGAAGATTGGATCGACGGACAGCACCAAGTATTTCTGCCGCTGGTTCAACCTAGCGCTCCGCGTGAATGGCTACGCCACATCCTTCGTCGGGAGTTTCACGACGACAACGTCCAACTTCGTGAAATCGTTTCAGTCGTTTGCGAAGCTGCCAGTCACCGGAACCGCCAACATTCAGACTTGGGCCAGTTTGCTCGTCAGTACGGGCGACCCAGATCGCGTCGGAACGGGCGCTGACTGCGTTACAACACTAACCGCCGCTAAGCTCGCCACGCTGCGCAACGCGGGGTACACTCATTTCGGTCGATATCTCACCAATTCACCCGACCAGTCTCTAGATAAGTGTATCAAGTCTGGCGAGTTGCAACGGATTTATGCATCAGGGGGGCGTGTCTTCCCGCTTTTTCAGACCGGCGGTGGCAGCCTTTCTCATTTCACGCCTCGGCGCGGGCTTGAGTGTGGCGAAGAGGCGGCCAACGCTGCATGGGCGTACGGTCTTCCGAATGACACAACAATCTACTTCTCTGTCGACTTCGACGCGCTTCCATATCAAGTCGAAGACTCAGTGATTCCCTACTTTCGAGCGCTTCCTGAGCGTATGAGCCGGACTGGACGGCGCTACAAAGTGGGCGTATACGGGCCTAGAGATGTCTGTCGCACCATCATGGAAGCAGGCTTGGCATCGAGCGCGTTCGTGTCGGACATGTCGACCGGCTACGCCGGAAACATTGGAAAGCCGCTTCCGAAGAACTGGGCGTACGACCAGGTGCAGACCCTCACGCTCGGGTCGGGGTCAAGTGCCATCGAATTCGACAAGAATATCGTGTCGGGTTTTGAGCCCGGCATCAACTCGATTTCGACGACGATTCTCACGCGGCCTGATCCTCTGATTCCCCAGGACAAACTGAAGGGCATGCAGGAGGATTGGTTCACCGAATGCATTGAACACGAAGATACTCTAGCCCAGAAAGTCTTGATGCCGGAGAATCAGACAATCATTGCTGTGAGGGTGCAAACGAGAGACACATTCATTACAAAGCTCGCGACGGAACTGAACTGCCCAAAAGCACTCATCATGACTCCGCTCATTTGGGAAGGAATGGTAATTCGTGTCGATGACGACGCAGCCGACCTTCTCGTCATTGCTCACTACGAGGCAATCGAACGGGGCGCCACTCCTCCTAGCTGGTCGAACGATGATAGCTCAACGGGATGCTGCCAAGTGTTCGCTCGGACCGCGATCCGAGCCAACAATTGGCTCATCGAGAAGAAGCTCATTACCGGTACGAAGTATGACGCGGCCAACTGGCGGGACCGCTGGGCGGTGTGGAAGATGTTGAAAGGCGACGAGGAGCAGTGCATTCGCTTCGCTGCGTACACAATGATTATGGAAGCGCTAACCAGTCCCGTGGCGCCGGCATCGGACCAGTTGCGAACAATGACTCCAAGCCAGATCATGGCGATGTGCACTGGGTACAACAATTCGTGGACCGATGACGGCGGCCTCACTGACAGTTCAATGATCTACGGAAGGAATCGGCTGCAACTCTATTTGGCCCTGCAACGCTGGCATCAGTCGTTTAGCTGA